The Micromonospora sp. WMMD961 genome has a segment encoding these proteins:
- a CDS encoding DUF4442 domain-containing protein — protein sequence MTIDSRQVAAGMLEAVPFARTLGLEFVEVAPEAEGGVRAVVRLPDSPTTHNHIGGPHAGAMFTLGETASGAVVMAAFGQLLDRAVPLAVQADIAYRKLAMGPVLATARLGRPALEVIEELESGRRPEFPVQVEIATEDGKPTSAMTVIWTLRPN from the coding sequence GTGACCATCGACTCCCGCCAGGTGGCGGCCGGCATGCTGGAAGCGGTGCCCTTCGCCCGTACGCTCGGCCTCGAGTTCGTCGAGGTGGCACCCGAGGCCGAGGGCGGCGTACGAGCAGTCGTCCGGCTGCCCGACTCGCCCACCACCCACAACCACATCGGCGGCCCCCACGCCGGTGCCATGTTCACCCTCGGTGAGACGGCTTCCGGCGCGGTCGTCATGGCCGCGTTCGGGCAGTTGCTCGACCGGGCCGTACCGCTCGCCGTCCAGGCTGACATCGCCTACCGGAAGCTCGCCATGGGTCCGGTGCTGGCCACCGCCCGCCTCGGTCGGCCGGCGCTTGAGGTGATCGAGGAGCTGGAGTCCGGCCGTCGGCCGGAGTTCCCCGTGCAGGTGGAGATCGCGACCGAGGACGGCAAGCCGACCTCGGCGATGACCGTGATCTGGACGCTGCGACCGAACTGA
- a CDS encoding bifunctional glycosyltransferase family 2 protein/CDP-glycerol:glycerophosphate glycerophosphotransferase, which translates to MTLISFVVPAFRVQGYLRECLDSVLGQPETDIEVIAVDDCSPDASGDIIDEYAARDQRVRSVRLPENVGLGPARNIGLDRAVGEYVWFLDGDDWLTPECLTEVAERLRATRPDVLLVDHVRTHWNDSATRSAMAEVFPESPGAETFRLRDRPEAMHLLHTAWNRLVRRDFLVDLGLRFAPGWYEDVSFSYPVLMAAQRIGVLDRVCVNYRQRRAGAITRTRGDRHFEVFPQWHRVFHLIDEWGPATEALRPAVFERMIWHYLTVLGNGQRIAPELRPAFFAQITADYERWLPPGGYPVPDGVEGVKHRLVASGRWRTFSALRAASRARDVARRQARTARRTVGPVARRGARLTRDGLLREYYRAELRRPVDPTLAVYAAYWYRGYSCNPAAIYEVARRLAPGVRGVWVVRRDRVDSVPDGVEYVVAGTPAYYRVLARARWLVNNVNFPDFVRKRPEQVHLQTHHGTPVKVMGLDQQRYPIGAGRMDFAGLLRRVDRWDYSVSANSFSTQMWDRAYPATYTTLEVGYPRNDRLVTAGPEEVRRLRVEFGLHPDEQVVLYAPTHREHLPGYRPPFDPDRFVRALGDSGRLLMRSHYFHDRDRRPGRPVDWERVRDVSGYQRVEDLYLVADVLITDYSSAMFDYAVLDRPIVLYAPDWEAYRLARGVYFDVTAEPPGAVATTFADLVDLFRTDEVRSDTAADARARFRRRFCTLDDGHAAERVVRQVFLGEPSGRSSRC; encoded by the coding sequence ATGACCCTGATCAGCTTCGTGGTGCCGGCCTTCCGCGTGCAGGGATACCTGCGTGAGTGTCTGGACTCCGTCCTCGGCCAGCCGGAGACCGACATCGAGGTGATCGCCGTCGACGACTGCTCGCCGGACGCCAGCGGCGACATCATCGACGAGTACGCGGCCCGCGACCAGCGGGTCCGCTCGGTTCGGCTGCCGGAGAACGTCGGCCTCGGTCCAGCCCGCAACATCGGGCTGGACCGGGCCGTCGGCGAGTACGTGTGGTTCCTCGACGGCGACGACTGGCTGACCCCGGAGTGCCTGACCGAGGTCGCCGAGCGGTTACGGGCGACCCGCCCGGACGTGCTGCTGGTCGACCACGTGCGCACCCACTGGAACGACAGCGCCACCCGCAGCGCGATGGCCGAGGTGTTTCCGGAATCGCCCGGCGCGGAGACCTTCCGGCTGCGGGACCGGCCGGAGGCGATGCACCTGCTGCACACCGCGTGGAACCGCCTGGTCCGCCGGGACTTCCTGGTCGACCTGGGCCTGCGCTTCGCCCCGGGCTGGTACGAGGACGTCTCGTTCAGCTACCCGGTGCTGATGGCGGCGCAGCGGATCGGCGTACTCGATCGGGTCTGCGTCAACTACCGGCAACGCCGCGCCGGCGCGATCACCCGGACCCGGGGCGACCGCCACTTCGAGGTCTTCCCACAGTGGCATCGGGTCTTCCACCTGATCGACGAGTGGGGGCCGGCGACGGAAGCGTTGCGGCCGGCGGTCTTCGAGCGGATGATCTGGCACTACCTGACCGTGCTCGGCAACGGCCAGCGGATCGCCCCGGAGCTGCGGCCGGCGTTCTTCGCGCAGATCACCGCCGACTACGAGCGTTGGCTGCCGCCCGGCGGCTATCCCGTGCCGGACGGGGTGGAGGGGGTCAAGCACCGGCTCGTCGCCTCCGGCCGCTGGCGCACCTTCAGCGCGTTGCGGGCCGCCAGCCGGGCCCGCGACGTCGCCCGGCGGCAGGCGCGCACCGCTCGGCGCACTGTCGGCCCGGTCGCCCGCCGCGGTGCCCGGCTGACCCGCGACGGGTTGTTGCGCGAGTACTACCGGGCCGAGTTGCGGCGACCGGTCGACCCGACGCTCGCGGTGTACGCCGCGTACTGGTACCGGGGATACTCCTGCAACCCGGCGGCCATCTACGAGGTGGCCCGCCGGTTGGCGCCCGGAGTGCGCGGGGTGTGGGTCGTGCGCCGGGACCGGGTGGACTCCGTGCCGGACGGGGTGGAGTACGTGGTGGCCGGCACGCCGGCGTACTACCGGGTGCTGGCCCGCGCCCGGTGGCTGGTCAACAACGTCAATTTCCCGGACTTCGTGCGCAAGCGGCCGGAGCAGGTGCACCTGCAGACCCACCACGGCACCCCGGTCAAGGTGATGGGGCTGGACCAGCAGCGCTACCCGATCGGCGCGGGCCGGATGGACTTCGCCGGGCTGCTGCGCCGGGTGGACCGGTGGGACTACAGCGTCAGCGCGAACAGCTTCTCCACCCAGATGTGGGACCGGGCGTACCCGGCCACGTACACGACCCTGGAGGTGGGCTACCCGCGCAACGACCGCCTGGTCACGGCCGGCCCGGAGGAGGTGCGCCGACTTCGCGTGGAGTTCGGCCTCCACCCCGACGAGCAGGTCGTCCTGTACGCCCCGACGCACCGGGAACACCTACCCGGCTACCGGCCGCCGTTCGACCCGGACCGGTTCGTGCGGGCGCTCGGTGACTCCGGTCGGCTGCTGATGCGCAGCCACTACTTCCATGACCGGGACCGGCGTCCCGGTCGGCCGGTGGACTGGGAGCGGGTCCGCGATGTCAGCGGCTACCAGCGGGTGGAGGACCTCTACCTGGTCGCCGACGTGTTGATCACCGACTACTCGTCGGCGATGTTCGACTATGCGGTACTGGACCGGCCGATCGTGCTCTACGCCCCGGACTGGGAGGCGTACCGGTTGGCTCGGGGGGTCTACTTCGACGTGACGGCCGAACCGCCCGGCGCGGTGGCCACCACCTTCGCCGATCTGGTCGACCTGTTCCGCACCGACGAGGTGCGCTCGGACACCGCGGCCGACGCCCGTGCACGTTTTCGACGCCGGTTCTGCACATTGGACGACGGGCACGCGGCGGAACGGGTGGTGCGTCAGGTTTTCCTGGGGGAGCCGAGCGGGCGCTCTTCGCGCTGCTGA
- a CDS encoding acyltransferase, which translates to MTTPTVSPTQKISIPALTGLRWFAALAVFFHHSAPHEALPEPVRRIMGAGSNGVTFFFLLSGFVIALNYFDGAARPTPRGTWNYLVGRLARVYPLYLLVLVVVWLAVDHHSNASRFLIQVLALQSWHPSLVVAYGINAPGWSIGVEFFLYACFPLLVLALRPIANNAKALLVVAAATIVAAFVLAALFQHFRNGLPGTNPFSAHRWLYRTPATRLGDFTLGMVTALLLRQARLSWPASATRDRMLMPLLTWLPLVATLLLMAWPERTHYYASYDAMWMLPAALLFFGLGQYPQATLGRFLATRVVVFLGEVSFAFYLVHRPLMQVFGATSWTDDSFMAYFTKMTLLVVFIVAVAAACHFLWERPAQRFVNRRLKIKTPAAPSSRPATTA; encoded by the coding sequence ATGACGACGCCGACCGTATCCCCCACCCAGAAGATAAGCATTCCCGCCTTGACTGGATTGCGCTGGTTCGCCGCTCTCGCTGTCTTCTTTCATCATTCGGCACCGCACGAGGCGCTGCCGGAACCGGTCAGACGGATCATGGGTGCGGGCAGCAACGGCGTCACCTTCTTCTTTCTCCTGTCGGGGTTCGTCATCGCGCTGAACTACTTCGACGGCGCCGCACGTCCGACGCCGCGCGGGACGTGGAACTATCTGGTCGGCCGACTGGCCCGGGTCTATCCCCTGTACCTGCTGGTGCTCGTCGTCGTCTGGCTGGCCGTGGACCACCATTCCAATGCGAGCCGATTCCTCATCCAGGTTCTCGCACTGCAGTCCTGGCATCCGTCGCTCGTCGTCGCCTACGGAATCAACGCGCCAGGCTGGTCGATCGGCGTCGAGTTCTTCCTCTATGCCTGCTTTCCGCTGCTGGTGCTGGCGCTGCGCCCGATCGCCAACAACGCCAAAGCCCTTCTGGTCGTGGCGGCGGCGACGATAGTCGCGGCGTTCGTCCTCGCGGCGCTGTTCCAGCACTTCCGCAACGGGCTGCCCGGCACCAACCCGTTCAGCGCCCACCGCTGGCTCTATCGAACACCGGCAACCCGCCTGGGAGACTTCACCCTCGGGATGGTGACGGCACTGCTCCTCCGCCAGGCCAGACTGTCGTGGCCGGCATCGGCCACCCGGGACCGGATGTTGATGCCGTTGCTCACGTGGCTGCCCCTGGTGGCGACCCTGCTGCTGATGGCGTGGCCGGAGCGGACCCACTACTACGCCAGCTACGACGCGATGTGGATGCTCCCTGCGGCCCTACTCTTCTTCGGCCTGGGGCAGTATCCGCAGGCCACGCTCGGCCGCTTTCTCGCCACCCGAGTTGTCGTCTTTCTCGGCGAGGTCTCCTTCGCCTTCTACCTGGTGCATCGACCACTGATGCAGGTGTTCGGGGCCACCTCCTGGACGGATGACAGCTTCATGGCCTACTTCACCAAGATGACCCTGCTCGTGGTCTTCATCGTCGCCGTCGCGGCCGCGTGCCACTTTCTCTGGGAGCGACCGGCTCAGCGGTTCGTCAACCGCCGCCTGAAGATCAAGACGCCGGCCGCACCCAGCAGTAGGCCCGCCACGACAGCATGA
- a CDS encoding ABC transporter ATP-binding protein, which yields MSTVTLKDVSKVFRDGTLAVDSINLDVNDGEFMVLLGPSGCGKSTVLRMIAGLEDPTQGAVMLDGELANDLPPRDRKIAMVFQDFALYPHMTVGDNIAFPLRLAGVEPEPRGERVSDVASALGIGDVLARKPGQLSGGQRQRVAMGRAIVRRPGLFLMDEPLSNLDSGLRAELRAEISGLTRELGVTTVYVTHDQAEALTMADRVAIMRRGVLQDVGTPTQVYGRPATLYVAAFLGSPRMNLLEASVYVHLDRYVTLNLGDQSLYLPWNDIRSRAVAHYHGERIVVGMRAEALTPVAPDSPGDVLRGRIRYLEHHGHESLAFLDIGATAIMVDEMGAPLDPPPVGQRGLRRFGSVMQRLTGKPVEPQAPPVAGTQTSVLPDPGRHHRRPAELAVRLAPYPAVSAGHPLAVSVRMDALHFFDERGARIDVGWR from the coding sequence GTGAGCACCGTCACGCTCAAGGATGTCAGCAAGGTGTTCAGGGACGGCACACTGGCCGTCGACAGCATCAACCTCGATGTGAACGACGGCGAGTTCATGGTGCTCCTCGGGCCGTCCGGCTGTGGCAAGTCGACAGTGCTGCGGATGATCGCCGGGTTGGAGGACCCGACCCAGGGTGCGGTCATGCTCGACGGGGAGTTGGCGAACGACCTGCCCCCACGGGACCGCAAGATCGCCATGGTCTTCCAGGACTTCGCGCTCTACCCGCACATGACCGTCGGCGACAACATCGCCTTTCCGCTCCGGTTGGCCGGGGTGGAGCCAGAACCGAGGGGCGAGCGGGTCAGCGACGTGGCGAGCGCCCTGGGCATCGGTGACGTGCTGGCCCGCAAGCCGGGTCAGCTCTCCGGCGGTCAACGGCAGCGGGTGGCGATGGGCCGGGCCATCGTCCGCCGGCCCGGCCTGTTCCTGATGGACGAGCCGCTCTCGAACCTGGACAGCGGCCTGCGCGCGGAGCTGCGCGCGGAGATCTCGGGCCTGACCCGGGAGTTGGGCGTCACCACCGTCTACGTCACCCACGACCAGGCCGAGGCGCTCACCATGGCCGACCGGGTGGCCATCATGCGCCGCGGCGTGCTCCAGGACGTGGGTACACCCACCCAGGTGTACGGCCGGCCGGCGACGCTCTACGTGGCCGCCTTCCTGGGCAGCCCGCGGATGAACCTGTTGGAGGCGTCGGTCTACGTCCACCTCGACCGCTACGTGACGCTGAACCTCGGTGACCAGTCGCTCTACCTGCCTTGGAACGACATTCGCAGTCGGGCGGTGGCGCACTACCACGGTGAGCGGATCGTGGTCGGGATGCGAGCCGAGGCGCTCACCCCGGTCGCTCCGGACAGCCCTGGCGACGTGCTGCGAGGGCGGATCCGCTACCTGGAGCACCACGGGCACGAGTCGTTGGCGTTCCTCGACATCGGGGCGACCGCGATCATGGTCGACGAGATGGGTGCCCCACTCGACCCGCCGCCGGTCGGCCAGCGTGGCCTGCGTCGGTTCGGCTCGGTGATGCAGCGGCTCACCGGCAAGCCGGTGGAGCCGCAGGCGCCTCCGGTTGCCGGCACCCAGACCAGCGTGCTTCCCGATCCGGGCCGGCACCACCGTCGCCCGGCGGAGTTGGCGGTGCGGCTGGCACCGTATCCGGCGGTCAGCGCCGGTCACCCGCTCGCCGTCTCGGTCCGGATGGACGCGCTGCACTTCTTCGACGAGCGCGGTGCCCGGATCGACGTGGGTTGGCGCTGA